The Saccharomyces eubayanus strain FM1318 chromosome IV, whole genome shotgun sequence genome contains the following window.
ACCCAAACTGCAATCAAGTCTGCCGGCGGTCCAacaagaaaggaaaaggcaAAGATCGGGTTAATTCAATTCCAGATCTCTCCACCAAAGCCTGATACGGAAAACAACATCATCGTTAATGATTACAGACAAATGGATAAAATCcttaaagaagaaagagcaTATTTGCTGAATATttgtaaaaaaatcaaaaaatccaaGTGTAACGTGTTGttgattcaaaaatctaTCCTAAGAGATGCTGTAAACGATTTGGCTCTTCATTTCTTAGCGAAGTTGAACATTATGGTAGTGAAGGATATCGATAGAGAGGAAATCGAATTCTTGTCGAAGGGTTTGGGCTGTAAACCTATTGCCGATATAGAACTGTTTACGGAGGATAGATTAGGATCTGCTGATTTAGTTGAAGAGATTGATAGCGATGGTTCCAAGATAGTTAAGCTGACCGGCATAAGAAATAGCAATGCAAGACCAACCGTTTCCGTTGTCATCCGTGGTGCCAACAACATGATTATCGATGAAACAGAACGTTCTTTGCATGATGCATTATGTGTTATCCGTTGTTTGGTTAAGGAAAGAGGTTTGATCGCCGGTGGTGGTGCCCcagaaattgaaatctCTCGGAGATTAACTAAAGAGGCAAGAGCCATGGAAGGTGTACAAGCATTTATTTGGCAAGAGTTTGCCTCTGCATTAGAAGTTATCCCAACGACTTTAGCTGAAAACGCAGGGCTAAACAGTATCAAGGTTGTTACAGAATTGCGTTCTAAACATGAGAATGGTGAATTGAATGATGGTATATCTGTCAGACGATCCGGTACTACAAACACTTATGAAGAACATATTTTACAACCTGTACTGGTTAGCACAAGCGCAATCACTTTGGCTTCCGAATGTGTTAAATCGATCCTACGTATTGATGATATTGCATTCAGCCGTTAATAAGGCTCTATtaatatctatatatatatatacagtaGTTTATATGTTGATATAGTGTACTTTTCtattaaacaaaaacataaaacATAAAACATAAAACTTGGAACCTGAAACTCAAAACTTTAACTAGTATTTGTGAAAACATTAATTCCTATGCTATTTTAGAAGCTTGACGgcatttcttttcaatgcaTAGGATGCTCCGCTCATGACTGTAGTCATTGCGGTTATATATCCTAGATAAGTAAAAACATTCTGAAAAAgttctcttctcttctcaAAGGTCTCATCCGTTTCCTCGTCGCTTGCTTGCTTTTCATATAGAAGTAACAATACACCAGTTCCAAGATATatcatttggaaaaaagtgTTCCATTTCGATAGTTGGGAAGGCTCTACCTCAGCACTGGGAAAATGGATAAAATCCCAATACGAATTCCATTTCACACGACCAGGGTATTTCAACTTCAAAGTACTATATCGTACAAATAAGGCGCTTATCGCCAATAAAAAATCCCTCCCCAGGATGATTCCTGCAATGGATACTGGTATAATCTGAGGGCCCGATGGTACAGATAATGCCAAGGTTGTGGTAATCATGAGTAGTTTATCCGCGATCGGGTCCAATATTGTCCCTGCAACAGTTTTGAGGCCGTATCTCCTCGCGATATACCCATCCATGAAATCAGTGATGCTGGAAAATGCAAAAAGGCCCAGTGCTGGGGTTAAATTGTTCGTTATAATGAAAAGTCCAATAAAGGGTGTACAAGCTATTCGAGATAAAGTCAAAATATTGGGAATATTGAGTAAGGCATTTTTATTGGGAGGTTTAGTTGGGACTGTAGCCAAATCTCTCTTGGCGTGTGCGCTGAAAATACGGTATTGCAATTGAGATTTGACTTGAATACGTCTAGTTAGCCCTGACAATACGTTATAGGATGCCCTGCTCGGTATAGTTCTCCAAAGCAGCGCAGAGCGTGAACAAATAGGCAACATCTGCCTTATACAGTGAGCTGTGGGAAATTGAAGTAATATCCTAGATACgtatctttcaaaaagactTTGCTATGCCTTCAAGCTTGTTTGTTATATGTTTGCATTTGAGCGTAAGGCTTCATGTGTCGAACTTTTTTAAATTCCAGTTTCGGAGATAGTCACCGCACTATGATTCGACTATGGCTTTAAGGTCTCTTTAACACCTACTGCTGCAGTTGAGTAACGAGTTCTGGCTGTTTATAGCTGTGAACATTCGCTGAACTGTTGAGCg
Protein-coding sequences here:
- the CCT4 gene encoding chaperonin-containing T-complex subunit CCT4 codes for the protein MSTKVPSNATFKNKEKPQEVRKANIIAARSVADAIRTSLGPKGMDKMIKTSRGEIIISNDGHTILKQMAILHPVARMLVEVSAAQDSEAGDGTTSVVILTGALLGAAERLLNKGIHPTIIAESFQRAAKRSVDILLEMCHRISLSDRDQLVRAASTSLSSKIVSQYSSFLAPLAVDSVLRISDENSKNVDLNDIRLVKKVGGTIDDTEMIDGVVLTQTAIKSAGGPTRKEKAKIGLIQFQISPPKPDTENNIIVNDYRQMDKILKEERAYLLNICKKIKKSKCNVLLIQKSILRDAVNDLALHFLAKLNIMVVKDIDREEIEFLSKGLGCKPIADIELFTEDRLGSADLVEEIDSDGSKIVKLTGIRNSNARPTVSVVIRGANNMIIDETERSLHDALCVIRCLVKERGLIAGGGAPEIEISRRLTKEARAMEGVQAFIWQEFASALEVIPTTLAENAGLNSIKVVTELRSKHENGELNDGISVRRSGTTNTYEEHILQPVLVSTSAITLASECVKSILRIDDIAFSR
- the CRD1 gene encoding cardiolipin synthase — encoded protein: MLPICSRSALLWRTIPSRASYNVLSGLTRRIQVKSQLQYRIFSAHAKRDLATVPTKPPNKNALLNIPNILTLSRIACTPFIGLFIITNNLTPALGLFAFSSITDFMDGYIARRYGLKTVAGTILDPIADKLLMITTTLALSVPSGPQIIPVSIAGIILGRDFLLAISALFVRYSTLKLKYPGRVKWNSYWDFIHFPSAEVEPSQLSKWNTFFQMIYLGTGVLLLLYEKQASDEETDETFEKRRELFQNVFTYLGYITAMTTVMSGASYALKRNAVKLLK